The proteins below come from a single Plantactinospora sp. KBS50 genomic window:
- a CDS encoding DUF6406 domain-containing protein — MGSEVNVVWIDNNTQTSIGWTGVAASALPGSPPTARIMVFPPSGEELEYTVRLGETFPVLDETWRFADVDFRAPGWWTVTLRRVDADEPQDPPTGRHGVHVPSFDDAPARFAPFGRLDPAQLAALTAALGQELPPAYARWLAETNGVRPERPVGIADVGEDMDGAAVQRYPLELSLSWLKPLFGVDPEDRHRDLVVAQQVHRDPLVSRGFLAIGTTDDATLFVKVGPPDRDSVWVLWRGNRHTGPEDAAHGPEDAAGGDPAGAAGHRERELSMSRLGGDIGSVLDRFRPYTGSGGGYDPDDVAVPDRSDPRYWDVRE, encoded by the coding sequence GTGGGCTCTGAGGTCAATGTCGTGTGGATCGACAACAACACCCAGACCAGCATCGGGTGGACCGGCGTCGCGGCATCGGCGCTGCCCGGCTCGCCGCCCACCGCCCGGATCATGGTGTTTCCCCCGAGCGGGGAGGAACTGGAGTACACCGTCCGGCTGGGCGAGACGTTTCCGGTGCTCGACGAGACGTGGCGGTTCGCGGACGTCGACTTCCGGGCCCCGGGCTGGTGGACGGTCACCCTGCGGCGGGTGGACGCGGACGAGCCGCAGGACCCGCCGACCGGGCGGCACGGCGTGCACGTGCCGTCGTTCGACGACGCACCGGCCCGGTTCGCGCCGTTCGGGCGGCTGGATCCGGCTCAGCTCGCCGCCCTCACGGCGGCGCTCGGGCAGGAACTGCCGCCCGCGTACGCGCGGTGGCTCGCCGAGACCAACGGGGTACGTCCCGAGCGTCCGGTGGGGATCGCCGACGTGGGCGAGGACATGGACGGCGCGGCGGTGCAGCGCTATCCGCTGGAGCTCTCGTTGTCGTGGCTCAAACCGTTGTTCGGTGTCGACCCGGAGGATCGCCACCGTGACCTGGTGGTCGCGCAGCAGGTTCACCGCGATCCGTTGGTGTCCCGGGGCTTCCTGGCCATCGGGACCACCGACGACGCGACGCTGTTCGTGAAGGTCGGGCCGCCGGACCGCGACTCGGTGTGGGTGCTGTGGCGGGGCAACCGGCACACCGGCCCGGAGGACGCGGCTCACGGCCCGGAGGACGCGGCCGGAGGTGACCCGGCGGGCGCGGCCGGGCATCGGGAGCGGGAACTGTCGATGAGCCGGCTCGGCGGCGACATCGGGTCCGTGCTGGACAGGTTCCGGCCGTACACCGGGTCCGGCGGCGGGTACGACCCGGATGACGTGGCGGTGCCGGATCGCAGCGATCCCCGATACTGGGACGTCCGGGAGTGA
- a CDS encoding HIT family protein: MPFYHLSNSRSEQQLTDMLRLEAAGVCVFCPDGLDRDPDQQILHRTAHWTVTPNEFPYAGTRLHLLLVPHAHVGDLLDLPSAAQAEFWPVLGWVRDRYGLTHYGLGSRNGEPGRTGATIEHLHVHVLVGDTDDPAHRPVRMKLSQRPDPAAEARLRQRVAEVHPDQLHAGRP; this comes from the coding sequence GTGCCGTTCTACCACCTCAGCAACTCCCGCTCCGAGCAGCAGTTGACCGACATGCTGCGGCTGGAGGCCGCCGGCGTCTGCGTCTTCTGCCCAGACGGGCTGGACCGGGACCCCGACCAGCAGATCCTGCACCGCACCGCGCACTGGACGGTCACCCCCAACGAGTTCCCGTACGCCGGCACCCGGCTGCACCTGCTGCTCGTCCCGCACGCCCACGTGGGCGACCTGCTCGACCTGCCGTCCGCCGCCCAGGCCGAGTTCTGGCCGGTGCTGGGCTGGGTGCGGGACCGGTACGGGCTGACGCACTACGGGCTCGGGTCCCGCAACGGCGAACCCGGCCGCACCGGAGCCACCATCGAGCACCTGCACGTACACGTCCTGGTCGGCGACACGGACGACCCGGCGCACCGGCCGGTGCGGATGAAGCTGAGCCAGCGGCCCGACCCGGCGGCCGAGGCCCGGCTACGCCAGCGGGTCGCCGAGGTCCACCCAGATCAGCTCCACGCCGGCCGACCGTAG
- a CDS encoding adenylyltransferase/cytidyltransferase family protein — MTEQIFDRTAAASRPTVATSGFFADASNFELRLVTDYDKISEIVAALRVLGLRVVLTSGTFDILHEGHSMYLEAARQFGDFLIVGWTATRRSAAARGCGARPYRNWSGCAWSPTSAAWAWSRSNRRTSRAGR, encoded by the coding sequence ATGACAGAGCAGATCTTTGACCGGACCGCTGCGGCGTCCCGCCCCACCGTGGCGACCAGCGGATTCTTCGCCGACGCGTCCAACTTTGAGCTGCGGCTCGTGACGGACTACGACAAGATCAGCGAGATCGTGGCGGCGCTGCGGGTGCTGGGACTGCGGGTGGTGCTCACCAGCGGCACCTTCGACATCCTGCACGAGGGCCACTCGATGTACCTGGAGGCGGCCCGACAGTTCGGCGACTTCCTGATCGTGGGGTGGACAGCGACGAGAAGGTCCGCCGCCGCAAGGGGGTGTGGCGCCCGGCCGTACCGGAACTGGAGCGGTTGCGCATGGTCACCCACCAGCGCGGCGTGGGCCTGGTCACGCTCAAACCGGCGGACGAGCCGCGCTGGTCGCTGA
- a CDS encoding FMN reductase — translation MSQRTIAVVSAGLRQPSATRLLADRLGAAVRTGLRQHGIDAEIRPIELREHAHELTNALLTGFPPAALRPAVEAVAGADGLVAVTPIFNASYNGLFKSFFDVLDEGTLAGRPVLLAATGGTARHSLALEHAVRPLLSHLRTLTVPTAVFAASEDWAGGETAGPLQGRIERAAGELAALVAEQEPAAAPDPFALTTSFDELIAGD, via the coding sequence ATGAGCCAGCGGACGATCGCGGTGGTCTCGGCCGGGCTGCGCCAGCCGTCCGCCACCCGGCTGCTCGCCGACCGGCTCGGCGCCGCGGTCCGGACCGGGCTGCGGCAGCACGGGATCGACGCCGAGATCCGCCCGATCGAGCTGCGCGAACACGCGCACGAGCTGACCAACGCGCTGCTCACCGGCTTCCCGCCGGCCGCCCTGCGGCCGGCGGTGGAGGCGGTGGCCGGCGCCGACGGGCTGGTGGCGGTCACGCCGATCTTCAACGCCTCGTACAACGGGCTGTTCAAGTCGTTCTTCGACGTACTGGACGAGGGGACGCTGGCCGGCCGGCCCGTGCTGCTGGCCGCTACCGGCGGCACGGCCCGGCACTCGCTGGCGCTGGAGCACGCGGTCCGGCCGCTCCTGAGCCACCTGCGCACGCTCACCGTGCCGACGGCCGTCTTCGCCGCATCCGAGGACTGGGCCGGCGGCGAGACCGCGGGTCCGCTCCAGGGCCGCATCGAGCGCGCCGCCGGCGAACTGGCCGCCCTGGTCGCCGAGCAGGAACCGGCGGCCGCCCCCGACCCGTTCGCGCTGACCACCAGCTTCGACGAGCTGATCGCCGGGGACTGA
- a CDS encoding LLM class flavin-dependent oxidoreductase: MQFGVFTVGDVTPDPTTGRAPSEGERIKAMVTIARKAEEVGLDVFATGEHHNPPFVPSSPTTMLGYIAARTERLLLSTATTLITTNDPVKIAEDYAMLQHLADGRVDLMLGRGNTGPVYPWFGKDIRAGIPLAIENYALLHRLWREDVVDWTGRYRTPLQSFTATPRPLAGVPPFVWHGSIRSPEIAEQAAYYGDGFFANHIFWPKEHTQRMVALYRERFAHYGHGSPEQAIVGLGGQVFMRRNSQDAVAEFRPYFDNAPVYGHGPSLEEFSTETPLTVGSPQQVIDRTLGFREYVGDYQRQLFVVDHAGLPLKTVLEQLDLLGEEVVPVLRREFAARRGPNVPDAPTHATLLAARAAKPAESAESAKPAESGERADDGDLSEVTR, translated from the coding sequence ATGCAGTTCGGCGTCTTCACCGTCGGCGACGTGACGCCAGACCCCACCACGGGGCGGGCGCCCTCGGAGGGCGAGCGGATCAAGGCGATGGTCACCATCGCCCGCAAGGCCGAAGAGGTCGGGCTCGACGTCTTCGCGACCGGCGAGCACCACAACCCGCCGTTCGTGCCGTCGTCGCCCACCACGATGCTCGGCTACATCGCCGCCCGCACCGAACGGCTGTTGCTGTCCACCGCGACCACCCTGATCACCACCAACGACCCGGTGAAGATCGCCGAGGACTACGCGATGCTGCAGCACCTGGCCGACGGGCGGGTCGATCTGATGCTCGGCCGCGGCAACACCGGCCCGGTGTACCCGTGGTTCGGCAAGGACATCCGGGCCGGCATCCCGCTCGCCATCGAGAACTACGCGCTGCTGCACCGGCTGTGGCGGGAGGACGTGGTCGACTGGACCGGCCGCTACCGCACGCCGTTGCAGTCGTTCACCGCGACGCCCCGGCCGCTTGCCGGCGTACCGCCGTTCGTCTGGCACGGCTCGATCCGCAGCCCGGAGATCGCCGAGCAGGCCGCGTACTACGGCGACGGCTTCTTCGCCAACCACATCTTCTGGCCCAAGGAGCACACGCAGCGGATGGTGGCGCTCTACCGGGAACGGTTCGCCCACTACGGGCACGGCTCGCCCGAGCAGGCGATCGTCGGCCTCGGCGGCCAGGTGTTCATGCGGCGCAACTCCCAGGACGCCGTAGCCGAGTTCCGGCCCTACTTCGACAACGCGCCCGTCTACGGGCACGGGCCGTCCCTGGAGGAGTTCTCCACGGAGACCCCGCTGACCGTCGGCAGCCCGCAGCAGGTGATCGACCGCACCCTCGGCTTCCGCGAATACGTCGGCGACTACCAGCGGCAACTGTTCGTCGTCGACCACGCCGGCCTGCCGCTGAAGACCGTACTGGAGCAACTGGACCTGCTCGGCGAAGAGGTCGTACCGGTGCTCCGCCGGGAGTTCGCGGCCCGGCGCGGCCCGAACGTGCCGGACGCGCCCACCCACGCCACGCTGCTGGCCGCCCGTGCCGCGAAGCCGGCGGAATCGGCGGAATCGGCGAAGCCGGCGGAGTCCGGGGAGCGGGCGGACGACGGCGACCTGTCGGAGGTGACCCGATGA
- the thyA gene encoding thymidylate synthase, producing the protein MASAAPAACVAHAAVAEEVSVHYRPFEERTPDRQYRDLLARILHDGVAVPTRQGPEALTLMQQTMRFDLANGFPLITDRSVASFWRKPIGELCAFINGATTLKEFAEFGCDWWGPWATPEKTDRRGLPPGDIGPGSYGGAFHDFPTTEGAGFDQFKHLVEQLRELPGDRTHFVSPWIPQYQVRGAGKTPRTTIAPCHGWVHVRVIGGRLHLHMFQRSGDVPVGVPANMIQYAALLLMLDRLTGIPAGVYYHTISDAHIYADQVDQARAMLDRTPRPLPTVALSAAGEAVEDIHDFRAEHFELTDYHPHPGIGRIPVAP; encoded by the coding sequence ATGGCCAGCGCGGCCCCGGCCGCGTGCGTCGCGCACGCGGCGGTCGCCGAGGAGGTGAGCGTGCACTACCGTCCGTTCGAGGAGCGAACCCCGGACCGGCAGTACCGGGACCTGCTCGCCCGGATCCTGCACGACGGCGTGGCGGTGCCCACCCGGCAGGGTCCGGAGGCGCTCACCCTCATGCAGCAGACCATGCGCTTCGACCTGGCCAACGGCTTCCCGCTGATCACCGACCGGAGCGTCGCCTCGTTCTGGCGCAAGCCGATCGGCGAACTGTGCGCGTTCATCAACGGGGCCACCACGCTCAAGGAGTTCGCCGAGTTCGGCTGCGACTGGTGGGGGCCGTGGGCCACCCCCGAGAAGACCGACCGCCGGGGACTGCCGCCCGGCGACATCGGCCCGGGATCGTACGGCGGCGCGTTCCACGACTTCCCGACCACCGAGGGCGCCGGGTTCGACCAGTTCAAACACCTGGTGGAACAGCTGCGCGAGCTACCCGGCGACCGCACCCACTTCGTGTCGCCGTGGATCCCGCAGTACCAGGTACGCGGCGCCGGCAAGACCCCGCGGACCACCATCGCGCCCTGCCACGGCTGGGTGCACGTACGCGTCATCGGCGGCCGGTTGCACCTGCACATGTTCCAGCGCTCCGGCGACGTACCGGTCGGGGTGCCGGCCAACATGATCCAGTACGCGGCGTTGCTGCTCATGCTCGACCGGCTGACCGGCATCCCGGCCGGGGTCTACTACCACACCATCTCCGACGCGCACATCTACGCCGACCAGGTCGACCAGGCCCGCGCGATGCTCGACCGGACGCCCCGGCCGCTGCCCACCGTGGCGCTGAGCGCGGCCGGCGAGGCGGTCGAGGACATCCACGACTTCCGGGCCGAACACTTCGAGCTGACCGACTACCACCCGCATCCGGGCATCGGCCGGATCCCGGTGGCGCCGTGA
- a CDS encoding dihydrofolate reductase gives MTRTGADVLTTLVVAADEDDVIGADGDLPWRLPSDLRRFKALTTGAVVVAGRRTHESIVTRLGRPLPGRLTVVATRRAGLPVPDGALTQPDVPQALHTARTIAAFTGRDECFVIGGAEIYAQALPEVRRIQLTRVHARVGGDTVLPAGWLTGFERTAGERVEGDALPYTVETYERS, from the coding sequence GTGACCCGCACCGGCGCGGACGTGCTGACCACGCTGGTGGTGGCGGCCGACGAGGACGACGTGATCGGCGCCGACGGCGACCTGCCCTGGCGACTGCCGTCCGACCTGCGCCGGTTCAAGGCGCTCACCACCGGCGCGGTGGTGGTGGCCGGCCGGCGTACCCACGAGTCCATCGTCACGCGGCTCGGCCGGCCGCTGCCCGGCCGGCTCACCGTGGTGGCGACCCGACGCGCCGGCCTGCCGGTACCCGACGGCGCGCTGACCCAGCCGGACGTGCCGCAAGCGCTGCACACCGCCCGCACCATCGCGGCATTCACCGGCCGGGACGAGTGCTTCGTGATCGGCGGCGCGGAGATCTACGCGCAGGCGCTGCCCGAGGTGCGCCGCATCCAGCTGACCCGGGTGCATGCGCGGGTCGGCGGGGACACGGTGCTGCCGGCCGGCTGGCTGACCGGCTTCGAACGGACCGCCGGCGAACGGGTCGAGGGCGACGCCCTGCCGTACACCGTCGAAACCTACGAACGGTCCTGA
- a CDS encoding deaminase, whose translation MKQLLLYLPVLHAGYEAFLDRHGDAAEILLLGAGFAADHPALRKDIRALAPETAARYLSAAGGRPPVRVVPPDGLCAAVRADVLVVPDEELLRDLVSRHGLAEGRTVRYERTFLRWDRPWSQAQRPAGYDGRVAVDELSVRLTRRAAEAAAHSSDWWRQVGAVAARDGEILDVAYNRHLPTEYAPYLDGDPRNEFRRGVRADLSTAIHAEALLVARAARTGVALAGADLYVSTFPCPACARLVAEAGFRSCHFAGPYALLDGDGILRSAGVELIWVDLGDPLA comes from the coding sequence GTGAAGCAGCTGCTGCTCTATCTCCCGGTGCTGCACGCCGGCTACGAGGCGTTCCTGGACCGGCACGGCGACGCCGCGGAGATCCTGCTGCTGGGCGCCGGGTTCGCCGCGGACCATCCGGCGCTGCGCAAGGACATCCGCGCGCTGGCTCCGGAGACCGCCGCGCGGTACCTGTCCGCCGCGGGCGGCCGGCCGCCGGTCCGGGTCGTACCGCCCGACGGGCTGTGCGCCGCGGTCCGGGCGGACGTTCTGGTCGTCCCGGACGAGGAACTCCTCCGCGACCTGGTGTCCCGGCACGGCCTGGCCGAGGGCCGGACGGTGCGGTACGAGCGGACCTTTCTGCGCTGGGACCGGCCGTGGAGCCAGGCGCAGCGGCCGGCCGGCTACGACGGCCGGGTGGCGGTGGACGAGCTGTCGGTCCGGCTGACCCGGCGGGCGGCCGAGGCGGCGGCGCACAGTTCGGACTGGTGGCGTCAGGTCGGCGCGGTGGCGGCGCGGGACGGCGAGATCCTCGACGTGGCGTACAACCGCCACCTGCCCACCGAGTACGCACCGTACCTGGATGGTGACCCGCGCAACGAGTTCCGCCGGGGCGTACGGGCGGATCTGTCCACGGCGATCCACGCGGAGGCCCTGCTGGTGGCGCGTGCGGCGCGGACCGGGGTGGCGCTGGCCGGCGCGGACCTGTATGTCTCGACGTTCCCGTGCCCGGCCTGTGCCCGGCTGGTGGCCGAGGCCGGCTTCCGGAGCTGCCACTTCGCGGGGCCGTACGCGTTGCTGGACGGGGACGGGATCCTACGGTCGGCCGGCGTGGAGCTGATCTGGGTGGACCTCGGCGACCCGCTGGCGTAG